In the Vanacampus margaritifer isolate UIUO_Vmar chromosome 9, RoL_Vmar_1.0, whole genome shotgun sequence genome, aaaaattatataattatatttaattaatatataataataataataataattaaaaatacaattagataaaatacaacaaaatagcaACCAAATTGGTTGTGACATCATACAAAAAAAGTGAGCGTGGACAGAAGTGCTTGTTCAGCATACATTTACCTTCCTTCCTGAGTTCCAATCCACACGGTTCCTGGAGAGTCCCCTGACATAACAAAAACAGGAACGCGTGAGAGGAAAATCCACACTAGCGGCGCTAATCAGTTCCCAGTACAACGCTGGCGAGGGTGGGACCAGACGGAACAAAGTTTGGGGAATGTTTGCGAGGGGGTGCGGGCACTGACCGGCGGGGGGCACGGCACAGATGCAGAGGGCAGGGGCTGTGGGGGGGAGGCTGAACTGATCCAGGACAGTGTTGGATCGGGCGGGGTCAATCACCGTGATGCCACTGTTGGAGGCGGGGCCAGAGACTACCCACACAGAACACTGACGGAGTTTGGAGAAGACGTTACCTCAAGGGTGAATGGCGGAATGAATGATTGTCATCGACTTACTGTTGCCTCTCCTGAGATTTCAGGTGGGACCGCCACCGCACAGTTCAGCTGAAATAAGCAACGTTTATGTTTGATGGTTGTTTGGTTAAGAGATCTGCATGAACACGCATCACCTTTGCAGTGCAGTCTTTCTGGTCCAGGAGTCGGAGTTGTGTTAGGACCGGCACGTCTTTGGGCTCCGGGACCGCTTCCTGAGATTCCTACAGCCAAAAAGGATTGTTGACGTGGAACGAGgaatttgcaacattttactcCGCAACATTCTCACTGTGAACGGCAGCCTTGCAGTTACCGGAGTGTTGGCCAAAGGTACGCTCCAGCCGTGCAGCTGGCGCTTTCCGAGCGTTCCCCAAATGTGCGAGCGAATTTCTCTGTAGAGTTCCCTTCTCCGGGCGCGAGGTGATAAAACTGCAGCGGCAGATGATCTGGGGAGAAAGCATTGGCCCAAATGAGAGAAATTGACACTGGAAAAGAATTTCGGCCATGTAGCCCAACAGGGAACTTCtgattgctaatgctaatatgtATGTATCATAAGAACAATCGGGTTCCATaataaagtcattttatttgtattcaaaatTTCTTTTGAATGATATGGAATAGTGGTCGACAACGTACAACATAGCTCAAAATTAAAGATttgtaaaatggaaaaaatacttttacttttaccatttttttatttgttcaaataatTGGTTGATGGATTTATTgagaataaaacataaaatattagcaaaattgaaaaatttacatatacatttacaaaataattgattgcaaaaaaataaaataaaaatagtactgaaattaaaaaaatgccattattaaaagtattaaattaactgatttattcaaataaaataaaacagtaaaataaaaataaatatacatttaaaaaaaaaagttgatttatttattgtaaaaaaaagaaaaaaaagaaaaaaaacacgttttttttactttttaaaatgaactgaTTTATTCATATAAAATCAAACTTTGGAAAATTAAAGCATGtactcaatgtaaaaaaaaagtattataaaataaaaccttcaaaataaattgttttattaaatcatttgccaattcatttattgcaaataaaataaaaatactagtaaaatgaacaacaaaattttaaaaacaatcatatacgtattttattaaattaattgaccGTTTACTGTAAaatactaaacattattaattaattttaatttattttattaaataattgctttAGTAATTgcgatttaattaattttaaataatataatacaaagtgtattttttttttattgtaaaactgtaaatatttaacatgaacattttaactaaacctaaactaaaaggaAAATGTCATAAGTTGGAATTTTGGCAGACACACAACTTTAAATCCAATGAGGTTGCGATAAAATTATTTCATTCGATATCAATTCACAAGTTATATAAAGTAGCACGATGGAAGTGTGATACGGCAACAAACACTATCTTACTCGACCTGACTTTGACCGACTTCCTGTCGCTGCTGAGGCGGCGGCAGAGGAGGGATATTGAGTGTTGGTAAAGTTGCACGAGGTAGGATCAACGGTTGTTTGGACAGACCAAAAAAGCGATTGAACCTTTAAAAGAAAGACAACGGGCGAAGTTAAAGACAGATCACATGACATATTTAGATTGACAGTCATGCTCATTATCATAAATGGACCCGATCGCTTCCAAACAAACTTACTTTGCCCAAACACTTGACCTTCTCTCCTCTGAgagcttttcttcttttgttgccCTGCACAAGAGGAAAAAGGAAACGCAACTTCAGCTGGTGGGAAAATGACATACAGAGTCATGCGGTGTGAAAAGTGCAAAGTCAGACGTAAGCTAACAGTGGACAACGTTGCGGACCTGAGCGTCTGGCTTTGCCTCATTGCCTCCTGCAGCTCAAACAGCCGCTGTTTGTACTGGTTCTTCTCCATGACCACGCGAGCCATTTCCGAGCGAGAGAAGTGACGCACGGATGTGGCTAATGAGGCCTGAATGGAAAGATTGATGACGTTAAACGGGGGTACAGGGTGTAAACACACTGGCAAGTCGCACCATTGGCAACACCTGCACAATCGAATTAGAGCCGCTAAGGcatgggtgtcaaactccggtcctcgagggccggagtgctgcaggttttggatgttacccttctccaacacagctgatatatgatcagctgatcagcaagctctgcataagcctgataacgatcccgctgattggaatcagcttgtgttggaagagggaaacctccaaaacctgcaggaccacggccctcgaggaccggagtttgacacctatgcgcTAAAGGATTTGGAgcaaaattttgaatttttggaGATGCAACCTGTCGATCAGATGATTATTATTTAGTACTCAGTAGAATTTTACAGTAAAACGAAATATAACACAAAgtagattaatcacacattgtgtatttaatgAAACCGCATAACTTTCTCTTACAAAAGTCTACTAGCGTAATGCTAACACACTATGCTAAACGCCGAAAACAAGCTAATAAAGCTAGTATCAATGTTGTGCTATTAACTTTTAGGTTATATTTGAACACAATCATTAGCAacaaataggggggggggggattattggTTGATAacaaaaatcaccaccacacattaacagaagcccagaggtgttaaTTGAGAAGGAATTCATGTCCAGTTTTCATGAAGTGtctatttctgagtgaaaactaaaGAACCCAccttaaaagtaaaatacagtagcgtgctttttattttttatttatttatttattaactctttgactgccaaaaacgttaaataacgtttagtaaaatcctatggaggagtgccaaagacgttaaaagacgttttttttttttttaaaaacagaggtggaactaaccattttctattgttgattactcaaaaacggaataaggtagaaacaaacttttttttctgatgaaagatgagagtccaatctttcatttggtaggatgtgtgtttccatagtccaaacacataattttctgtggaccttgaaagatcagtcaaaaatgcttaaatcggctggcacacacagcatcccttttctgaaaacgtctggcagtcaaagagttaagtaattAAGTATTTATTAAGTAAAGTATTTAAGTCATGGCACCACTGTACACCTAATTAAGTGTCCAGTAAATAACTAAGTGTAATTAAATGACAGTTTACATTGCCAGTAGATTTCAAAATAATCTGCTCTTACATCAGGATCAGACGACTGAAATTTCTCCAGTTTTTCTCGaagtctaaaaatgaaaaaaaaaacaaaaaaaaaacacgagatgattatgataaaaaaaaaaaagtgaaatgaaagcACCAAATAAAGTACTCTGACAGACACCTTTTCATTTCCTCGTCTTTTTCCTTCATCCGGCCTTCGACGCGTGTCACCGTTTCCCGCAGGGAGGCGACTTCCAGTTTCAGAGTGGAGCGATCGTCCGTCAGCTCCACCACTCGAGATATGAGAGCCTTGCGGGCCGTGTCCACCAGCTCGCTGAAAAACAAAAGCCgagaaaaagcaaaataacaCTTAAATCACTTGCTACTGTGAACATGAGATTAAGCCCAAGGCAGGACTCACTGTGTGCGTTTCAACTCCTCGTACTGAGAAAGAATCTCCTCAAACTGGTCAGCACTGCCTAGAGGACGAGGGAAAATTCAGTTCAATACAGCCAACCAACTCTATGCTCTTATtcgctgacacccacgtcactcaccaggcaaggccccgccttttaaagccacacacattcaaagtcgCAGATACTAATACAGAACCCCGTGGTTGACGAGTTTTGGTTCTTACCTCTGAGGCTGGCCCCTTGGTCAACACTCTCCACAAAATCCTGACTCATCTCCGACAGCTCCGAGAAAACAGAGTCTGTGTTGCGGAGTTCCCACTCCATGCTGTCCTCGTCCagatcctcctcctcctcctcctcctcctcctcctcattctcCGCAGATTTGTCTCGCTTCTCCACTTCTGTTTCTTCTTCCAACTTGCCCTCCTTGAGCTCATCCTCCAGGCTGCCAGAAGCTTCCGTGTTGGGTCTTGACATGTCAAATAAGGCGACATGATGTATTCATATTGTGCACTTTTGCCGCAAATAAACGCACCCCAAGCTTTCACATGAACGACCTTGCATCAGCGAAGGAGCCGTGAAACGGTCTGAGTTCAGGAGTGGAGCTTATGATGTTGTTGATAAACTGATCCGAGGCAGACTTGATCATATCCATCAACTTCTCCTCTTTGGTTTCTGAGTCTTCCAAACACAAAGTACCGGAATTGGAGTGCGGGCTCTGTTAAAAGCAAGCAGGACACATTCATTAGTTAGCGggcaaaaatgtgaaataaaagtaGAAACGTCGAGTGGATTTACCTGAGAATTTGACTTTGATAGGACTTGGTTGGATTCAGCATTTTTGGGCCGTGTGTGATTCCTGAATGtttccgggaaaaaaaaatgtttttgttcatttgcaCTGATCATAGTTTCACTATTACAACTAAAAACATAACGCGCTTGTCGATTTCTAAACATAACTTAATAACAACCTCAGGGGCGAATCTCTTTCAGAGTCCTTCCTCTTTTCCAGCAGTTCCCGATACGAGTGCGCCAACTAAACAGGAGGACGCCGAGAATGTGAAGGCTGAGATGACCAACAAGAAAGCATACACGATGTCCGCATTAATTTGAACAATATGTGACCTTGTTGTGTGTGAGCCTCAGCATGCTCAGTTCTCTCCCCAGGGCCGACTTCTGCTCCTCCAAGGCCACCACTGCAACACAACATTTCAGCTGTCAGCGTCACTTTAGCTCGCTGATGGACTTGCTAGAAAATGGAAAATGACACCTAAAATGATTATTGGACTCGTCAAGTAAGAGCCCTGTTACTAGAAtatgactcaagtaaaagttaaaaaaaaaaaagtttgcaaaatAATTGCTTGGTATtactgaattaaaaacaaactgtgtaaaaccatcatttttttattttgttgatgtGGCCAAATGTATTTGACAATCCTAATCAGGGCTGTCTTAAACAAATGTTTATAGAATTGATTATCCTATCAATTTATTCCACTGAGTACATTAAAATGCTTAAATAGTTTCAAGCCAATTAGAGTTTCGAGGCAGAAACTTTTGTGTCAACCAATTTCTGTGGTCAACCTAAACCAGTTAGTCGACcccccctaaccctaaacttaaaaaaaacaaaaaactttaaaatagcTAATATCGGCTGATTCAATCAGCCAGCCGATTAATCAGCCAGgccctaattaatcgcatttcaattcattccaATAGAGAACATTGATTTGATTTGGTTCCCGAATGCATTCAAGTCCAAAGTCAAGTTTTACTCACACTGATCTGCTTGCTCCCTGGCTTTCTTCTCCAGGCGTCTCTCTCTGCTTTCCCGCTCCTTTTCCCTCCCTCTCATTGCTCTCCTTTCCTGCTCGATTTGGTCATCCAGCTCCAAATACCTCTGGAGGACGCAAAG is a window encoding:
- the LOC144058124 gene encoding C-Jun-amino-terminal kinase-interacting protein 4 isoform X2 → MDYSERVLCGTGELELDPNIVSEEAGKLYSELQTVIEAHGEGVVESLVPIFVWVLEGLASCKGQLREREDEAERERAEREGLLERYQAEKVQRKESQERYLELDDQIEQERRAMRGREKERESRERRLEKKAREQADQLVALEEQKSALGRELSMLRLTHNKLAHSYRELLEKRKDSERDSPLRNHTRPKNAESNQVLSKSNSQSPHSNSGTLCLEDSETKEEKLMDMIKSASDQFINNIISSTPELRPFHGSFADARPNTEASGSLEDELKEGKLEEETEVEKRDKSAENEEEEEEEEEEDLDEDSMEWELRNTDSVFSELSEMSQDFVESVDQGASLRGSADQFEEILSQYEELKRTHELVDTARKALISRVVELTDDRSTLKLEVASLRETVTRVEGRMKEKDEEMKRLREKLEKFQSSDPDASLATSVRHFSRSEMARVVMEKNQYKQRLFELQEAMRQSQTLRATKEEKLSEERRSSVWAKFNRFFGLSKQPLILPRATLPTLNIPPLPPPQQRQEVGQSQVESSAAAVLSPRARRRELYREIRSHIWGTLGKRQLHGWSVPLANTPESQEAVPEPKDVPVLTQLRLLDQKDCTAKLNCAVAVPPEISGEATCSVWVVSGPASNSGITVIDPARSNTVLDQFSLPPTAPALCICAVPPAGDSPGTVWIGTQEGSIVIHSASAGRGRCLHSVSLSESVHSLKYSQGQVVAGLGDGTLAFFSSSSGGWNLQSHSLMPLASNPVQPIRCCLAKGGRLWVGYWNRVHVVDINKRKVEHVFPVSERSEQQVRFLCAGGSGVWTSCRLDSVLRLFDWSTGRPLQEVDFAALVTKSLGQAFLNLSPLQISSLAVISDRLWVGTAGGAIVSIPLSMTSEALSIPYCSVATAQLSYHGHRQAVRFIIAAPGCLMSPTGGNVTSAQLILSGGEGYINLRIGDDESDVSVELSQATPQRFERSHMIIWQNCTAPSSDL
- the LOC144058124 gene encoding C-Jun-amino-terminal kinase-interacting protein 4 isoform X1; translation: MDYSERVLCGTGELELDPNIVSEEAGKLYSELQTVIEAHGEGVVESLVPIFVWVLEGLASCKGQLREREDEAERERAEREGLLERYQAEKVQRKESQERYLELDDQIEQERRAMRGREKERESRERRLEKKAREQADQLVALEEQKSALGRELSMLRLTHNKLAHSYRELLEKRKDSERDSPLRNHTRPKNAESNQVLSKSNSQSPHSNSGTLCLEDSETKEEKLMDMIKSASDQFINNIISSTPELRPFHGSFADARPNTEASGSLEDELKEGKLEEETEVEKRDKSAENEEEEEEEEEEDLDEDSMEWELRNTDSVFSELSEMSQDFVESVDQGASLRGSADQFEEILSQYEELKRTHELVDTARKALISRVVELTDDRSTLKLEVASLRETVTRVEGRMKEKDEEMKRLREKLEKFQSSDPDASLATSVRHFSRSEMARVVMEKNQYKQRLFELQEAMRQSQTLRATKEEKLSEERRSSVWAKFNRFFGLSKQPLILPRATLPTLNIPPLPPPQQRQEVGQSQVESSAAAVLSPRARRRELYREIRSHIWGTLGKRQLHGWSVPLANTPVTARLPFTESQEAVPEPKDVPVLTQLRLLDQKDCTAKLNCAVAVPPEISGEATCSVWVVSGPASNSGITVIDPARSNTVLDQFSLPPTAPALCICAVPPAGDSPGTVWIGTQEGSIVIHSASAGRGRCLHSVSLSESVHSLKYSQGQVVAGLGDGTLAFFSSSSGGWNLQSHSLMPLASNPVQPIRCCLAKGGRLWVGYWNRVHVVDINKRKVEHVFPVSERSEQQVRFLCAGGSGVWTSCRLDSVLRLFDWSTGRPLQEVDFAALVTKSLGQAFLNLSPLQISSLAVISDRLWVGTAGGAIVSIPLSMTSEALSIPYCSVATAQLSYHGHRQAVRFIIAAPGCLMSPTGGNVTSAQLILSGGEGYINLRIGDDESDVSVELSQATPQRFERSHMIIWQNCTAPSSDL